The following coding sequences lie in one Arabidopsis thaliana chromosome 3, partial sequence genomic window:
- the DPBF2 gene encoding Basic-leucine zipper (bZIP) transcription factor family protein (DPBF2; CONTAINS InterPro DOMAIN/s: Basic-leucine zipper (bZIP) transcription factor (InterPro:IPR004827), bZIP transcription factor, bZIP-1 (InterPro:IPR011616); BEST Arabidopsis thaliana protein match is: ABA-responsive element binding protein 3 (TAIR:AT3G56850.1); Has 1284 Blast hits to 1176 proteins in 119 species: Archae - 0; Bacteria - 2; Metazoa - 145; Fungi - 6; Plants - 1088; Viruses - 0; Other Eukaryotes - 43 (source: NCBI BLink).), whose amino-acid sequence MSVFESETSNFHVYNNHEIQTQPQMQTFLSEEEPVGRQNSILSLTLDEIQMKSGKSFGAMNMDEFLANLWTTVEENDNEGGGAHNDGEKPAVLPRQGSLSLPVPLCKKTVDEVWLEIQNGVQQHPPSSNSGQNSAENIRRQQTLGEITLEDFLVKAGVVQEPLKTTMRMSSSDFGYNPEFGVGLHCQNQNNYGDNRSVYSENRPFYSVLGESSSCMTGNGRSNQYLTGLDAFRIKKRIIDGPPEILMERRQRRMIKNRESAARSRARRQAYTVELELELNNLTEENTKLKEIVEENEKKRRQEIISRSKQVTKEKSGDKLRKIRRMASAGW is encoded by the exons ATGTCGGTTTTCGAATCGGAGACTTCGAACTTCCACGTCTACAACAACCACGAAATCCAAACGCAACCGCAAATGCAAACGTTTCTGTCGGAGGAGGAACCGGTAGGGAGACAGAACTCGATTTTGTCACTAACTCTTGACGAAATTCAGATGAAAAGCGGTAAGAGCTTTGGAGCGATGAACATGGACGAGTTCCTAGCGAACTTGTGGACAACCGTTGAAGAAAACGACAACGAAGGAGGTGGGGCTCACAACGACGGAGAGAAGCCGGCGGTGCTGCCACGTCAAGGGTCGTTGTCCCTCCCTGTGCCTTTATGCAAGAAAACGGTCGACGAGGTTTGGCTCGAGATACAAAACGGTGTACAACAACATCCACCGTCGTCGAATTCCGGTCAAAACTCCGCCGAAAATATTCGCCGGCAACAAACCCTTGGTGAGATCACTCTCGAGGATTTTCTTGTTAAGGCTGGTGTTGTACAAGAACCGTTGAAGACAACGATGAGGATGTCGAGttctgattttggttataaccCCGAGTTTGGAGTTGGTTTACATTGTCAGAACCAAAACAATTATGGTGATAACCGGTCGGTTTATAGTGAAAACCGACCGTTTTACTCGGTTTTGGGAGAATCTTCAAGCTGTATGACCGGGAATGGGAGGAGTAATCAGTATCTGACCGGTTTAGATGCTTTTCGGATCAAGAAACGGATAATTGATGGTCCACCTGAAATTTTGATGGAGCGGAGACAACGGCGAATGATTAAAAACCGCGAATCTGCGGCTCGGTCTCGAGCCCGGAGACAA GCTTATACTGTGGAACTGGAGTTGGAATTGAACAACCTCACGGAAGAAAACACGAAGCTGAAGGAAATTGTG gaggaaaatgagaagaaaagaagacaagag ATAATAAGTAGAAGCAAACAAGTGACTAAAGAGAAGAGCGGAGACAAATTGAGAAAGATTCGGAGGATGGCCAGTGCCGGGTGGTAA
- a CDS encoding uncharacterized protein (unknown protein; BEST Arabidopsis thaliana protein match is: unknown protein (TAIR:AT3G52740.1); Has 63 Blast hits to 63 proteins in 12 species: Archae - 0; Bacteria - 0; Metazoa - 0; Fungi - 0; Plants - 63; Viruses - 0; Other Eukaryotes - 0 (source: NCBI BLink).), giving the protein MKNTNLPEETKEPISPGSSHRKQNKTGTKTCFPETTVLSGRDRLKRHREEVAGKVPIPDSWGKEGLLMGWMDFSTFDAAFTSSQIVSARAALMADSGDDAGARGSRPQRLRVESSC; this is encoded by the coding sequence ATGAAGAACACCAATTTGCCTGAAGAAACCAAGGAACCAATCTCTCCAGGATCTTCTCAccggaaacaaaacaagacagGTACAAAGACATGTTTCCCGGAAACAACGGTGTTGTCAGGACGTGATAGGCTAAAGAGACATAGAGAAGAGGTTGCCGGAAAAGTTCCTATACCGGATAGTTGGGGAAAAGAAGGATTGCTTATGGGATGGATGGATTTTTCGACCTTCGACGCTGCTTTTACGTCTAGCCAGATTGTCTCTGCTCGAGCTGCGTTAATGGCTGACTCAGGAGACGATGCCGGAGCTAGAGGAAGTAGGCCTCAACGCCTTCGAGTTGAGAGTTCTTGTTGA
- a CDS encoding uncharacterized protein (unknown protein; Has 1 Blast hits to 1 proteins in 1 species: Archae - 0; Bacteria - 0; Metazoa - 0; Fungi - 0; Plants - 1; Viruses - 0; Other Eukaryotes - 0 (source: NCBI BLink).) — MVVLEEAVVVKDWGRKNRYHGGSDTNESDEEAVVVDVDMMMMGAEKVMMEKIKPKIKIFSGGDQEKRKKKKKKT, encoded by the exons ATGGTGGTTTTAGAGGAAGCAGTAGTGGTGAAAGATTGGGGGAGGAAAAATAGATACCATGGTGGAAGTGATACGAATGAAAGTGATGAGGAG GCAGTGGTGGTTGATGttgatatgatgatgatgggtgCAGAGAAAGTGATGATGGAGAAGATCAAACCAAAGATAAAGATCTTTAGTGGTGgagatcaagaaaaaagaaaaaaaaaaaaaaaaaaaacatga
- a CDS encoding ECA1 gametogenesis related family protein (ECA1 gametogenesis related family protein; LOCATED IN: endomembrane system; BEST Arabidopsis thaliana protein match is: ECA1 gametogenesis related family protein (TAIR:AT3G45285.1); Has 35 Blast hits to 34 proteins in 2 species: Archae - 0; Bacteria - 0; Metazoa - 0; Fungi - 0; Plants - 35; Viruses - 0; Other Eukaryotes - 0 (source: NCBI BLink).), producing MGENIQRVCASILTVMVVILSLSDTKGNNDLAMAPMSEQGLLPNPLSCVADARKIPDCVEAVKQGIVKDIKQECCIILLGLPEVCFGILFPMRFYYRIILKMTCKLIGIF from the coding sequence ATGGGTGAGAACATACAAAGAGTGTGTGCGTCTATCTTAACAGTGATGGTTGTAATACTATCACTTTCTGATACGAAAGGTAATAATGATTTGGCTATGGCTCCAATGTCAGAACAAGGGTTGCTTCCAAATCCATTGTCTTGTGTGGCTGACGCAAGAAAAATTCCAGATTGTGTAGAGGCAGTGAAACAAGGCATTGTGAAagatataaaacaagaatgtTGCATTATTCTACTCGGTCTTCCCGAAGTTTGTTTTGGGATTTTATTTCCTATGCGTTTCTACTACCGTATTATACTTAAGATGACATGCAAATTAATAGGCATTTTTTAA
- a CDS encoding uncharacterized protein (unknown protein; FUNCTIONS IN: molecular_function unknown; INVOLVED IN: biological_process unknown; LOCATED IN: mitochondrion; EXPRESSED IN: 20 plant structures; EXPRESSED DURING: 13 growth stages; BEST Arabidopsis thaliana protein match is: unknown protein (TAIR:AT5G41660.1); Has 6 Blast hits to 6 proteins in 1 species: Archae - 0; Bacteria - 0; Metazoa - 0; Fungi - 0; Plants - 6; Viruses - 0; Other Eukaryotes - 0 (source: NCBI BLink).): protein MFSDAGGGANRRRRDLALPINLLWLLLMLLFTTSVRYSKTLFQPSRIISPSPVFNGGQKTSYGGRRCGPAFALLFHPLLANSSPKSFFSSDAIPQSEAFIISPPFIYRSRSVSTTPREYSHRNSLMARDVSWTVRCAISGGVVVGARRFLLMGDGSMALRQASKAAARFTDEGDNKSQNPNCKCGLLFEDGPLFSWPNKISTSAQF, encoded by the coding sequence ATGTTTTCTGACGCCGGCGGAGGCGCAAATCGTCGGCGTCGGGACTTAGCTCTTCCGATCAATTTGCTTTGGTTACTTCTTATGCTTTTGTTTACAACTTCTGTCCGCTACTCGAAAACTCTGTTTCAACCCTCTCGAATCATTTCTCCTTCACCGGTTTTCAACGGCGGCCAAAAAACCAGCTACGGAGGAAGACGATGTGGTCCGGCGTTTGCCCTCCTGTTCCACCCTCTTCTCGCAAATTCTTCGccaaaatctttcttttccaGCGATGCAATCCCTCAATCAGAAGCTTTTATCATCTCTCCGCCTTTTATTTACAGATCTAGATCTGTTTCAACCACCCCAAGAGAATACTCACACCGGAATTCGTTGATGGCAAGAGATGTCTCTTGGACCGTCAGATGCGCCATCTCCGGTGGAGTCGTCGTCGGCGCACGACGTTTTCTTCTTATGGGTGATGGTTCCATGGCTCTCCGACAAGCTTCCAAAGCAGCTGCACGCTTCACCGACGAGGGAGACAACAAAagccaaaaccctaattgcaAATGTGGGCTCCTCTTTGAAGATGGGCCTCTCTTTTCATGGCCCAATAAGATATCTACTTCGGCCCAATTCTGA